CGCATGTGCGGCGCCACGGTGCCCATGCGTCTGGCGCTGCAGATGGAGCGCGTGAAGGACCAGCCGGACGCCGTCGTGCAGCTGGGCGTGGCGCACGCCACGGTGCAGTGCATGGAGCTGTTGTCGCGCGGCGTGCCGGGCATCCACTTCTACACGCTGAACAAGTCCCCCGCGACGCGGATGATCGTGGGCGCGCTGAAGGGGCGGTCATGAGCGGCCCGGGTCCGCAGCTGCCGCCGGGCGATCCGCGCCTCAAGATCTTCCAGATCGTGCGCTTCCCGGCGTTCTTCCTGCTCATCGTCGGCGTGCTGCACGTCACCTTCAGCCTGCTGGGCGGGGTGCTGGCGGCGCTGAAGGTGGCGTCGCCCTTCGCGACGCCGGGGCAGGCGCCGGTGGTGCTGGAGTTCACGACGGGGTTCTCGCTGGCCATCGTGGGCGGAATCCTCTGCGGGCTCCTGGCCATCTGGGGCGCATGGAACGCGATGAACCTCAAGGGCTACGGCCTGGCGACGGTGGGCGCCATCTGCGCGATGTACACGCTGACGCCGGGCTGTTTCGTCGGAGTTCCGGTGGCGGTCTGGATGCTCTTCACGCTGCGCCGCGACGGCGTGCGCGAGGCGTTCGCACCATGAACCCGCGCGCCGTCCGCACGGTGCGCTTCCTGCTCACGGGCCTGGGCAACGTGGGCGTGCCGCTCCTGGAGATCCTCCAGTCGCGCGCGTCGCTCCTGATGGAGCGCTACCGGCTGGAGCTGTTGCCGGTGGGGCTGGCGGACTCGGGTGGCGCGGCGGTGTCGCCGCATGGGCTGGACGTGGCGGCGGTGCTGGCGGTGAAGCGGGCGCGGCACTCGGTGGCGTCGCTGCCGGTGGTGGGCCGGCCGGGGATGAGCGGGCGCGACCTGGTGCGCGAGGTGAAGGCGGACCTCCTGCTGGAGGCCACGCCCACCAGCTTCCAGGACGGGCAGCCCGGCCTGGACATCACGCGGGAAGCGCTGATGCGCGGCATGCCGGCGGTGCTCGCGAGCAAGGGGCCGCTGGTGCTGGGGTTCCAGGAGCTGGCGGCCCTGAGCGACCTGGAGTCGCCGGGCCGGCCTCGCCTGCGGTTCAGCGCCGCGGTGGGCGCGTCGATGCCGCTGGTGAACGTGGGCCGCCGGGACCTGGCGCTGGGGAAGCTGGGCCGCTTCGAGGGCGTGCTCAACAGCACCAGCCACCTGCTCCTGTGCCGCATGGCGGAGGGCAGGACGTACGAGGCCGCGCTGGCGGAGGCGCAGGCGCTGGGCATCGCGGAGACGGACCCCACGCTGGACGTGGACGGCTGGGACACGGCGGGCAAGCTGGTCATCCTGGCCAACGCGGTGATGCGCGTGCCCACGACGCTGAAGGACGTGGCGGTGACGGGCATGCGCGACGTGACGCGCGCGGAGCTGGACGCGGCGCGCGCGAAGGGCGGCCAGGTGCTGCTCCTGGCGCGCGGCGAGCCGCTGGGCGCGGACCGGTGGGAGTGGAGCGTGCGGCCCACCGCCGTGGACGCGTCCCATCCCCTGGCCCGGCTGGGCGCGATGGAGATGGGCGCGGTGTTCCGCAGCGACCTGCACGGCGTGAACACCGTCATCAACGGTGAGCAGGGCGCCCGGGGCACGGGCGCGGCGATGCTGAAGGACGTGCTCGAAATCTTTCCGGACTGAGGCTTCAGCCCAGCGACTTCATGAGCCGCTCCAGCAGTGGCTCCACCAGCTCCTGTCCGCGCAGCTGGGAACGCCAGCGGTGCGGAATGCCCTTCAGGCCGAAGATGAGGCCCGCGATGCCGCCCGCCACGCAGGCCGTGGTGTCCGTGTCGTGGCCCAGCCGGATGGCGGACTTGACGACCTCTTCGTAGGTCTTGCCGTTCGCCACGCAGGCGCGCGCGGAGCGCAGGCAGTCCACGACGTAGCCACCGCCCGTGCCGGGTGCCGGGTCGTCCGGACGGATGTGGGCTTCCAGCTCCTCCCGCTGCGGGAAGCCTTCGACGTACAGGTCGCGGAAGGTGGCCACGGCGTCGGCCCACGGATCCGCCGCGCCCTCCAGGATGCGGCGCGCCCAGAGGCAATACAGCGCGCAGCACACCTGGGCGCGCACGTGGCCGTGCGTCACGCGCGACTGCGCCATGGCATCCGAGACGAGCGCGGCGTCCTTGCCCTGGTGCCACAGGGCCAGTGGCAACACACGCATCAGTGAGCCATTGCCGTTGTCCATGGTGCCGCTGGGCCCCGCGAGCATCGCGGGCGTGCCGTCGCGCAGCCTGCGCAGGGCGGTGCTGGTCTGGATGCCCACGTCGAACACGTCACCATCCACGGCGAGGTAGCCCCAGTCCTGCCAGTTCACCAGCCGCCGGCCCAGGTCCTCGCAGTCGAGCCGCTTCTGATGCGTCAGCGAATCCAGCAGGCACAGCGCATGGGCTCCGTCGTCCGACCACGTGCCGGGCGGGACGCGGTCGTGCGCGCGGTCGAAGTTCGGTGGCGGGTCGTATTCAATGGCCTCGGGAGGCGGAATCCGCTCCGGCCGGTGGAACTCGTAGGGCACCCCGAGCGCGTCTCCGACGAGCAGCCCATACAGCCCTCCCGCGATGCGCTCCTCACGACTCACCATGTCCCAACCTCGCAGGTCCATGCCCCAGCCCCATCGTGTACTCAGGACACCATCCATGTAAAGGCTGACGGCTCGCGCGGTGTTCACGGATCATGCGAAGCTCTTGCGCCCTTCCTTCCAGGAACGGGACACCCCATCCCCACGAGAGGCGCTCCAATGCGTCGACTCACCCTGCTGACTGCCCTCTGCCTGTCTGTCCTTTCCGCGTGCTCCCCGGTGGAGCCCGAGGCACCCGCCGTGCCCGAGACGCCTGACGGCACCTCGCGGAGCCGAGCCGTGCAGTTGAACCGGGAGTTCAACGCCCAGGTGGCGTGGACGGGCGCGACCAAGTGCGACACCTGCGGGCGGGCCTCCTATGCCTGCTCTGACAACACGGGGAACTGGAACGGTGGGGTCCAGAGCTTCGCGGATCCCCTCCCTTCGGGTTGGGTGGCGACGGAGGTCTTCGTGAACATCGCCGCCCGAGGCTACGACGGTGGCATCTCCACCGTCCGGATGAACAACCTGGCGCTGGGGACCTTCACCCTCCCCGCACGGCCGTTGTTCAGCTGCGGCTTCTGCGTGCCGCAGGCCGTCAAGTACGTCGCGGGTGATCAGTCGGGGCTGCCCGGCTACCAATACGGTGCCCTCAATACCCTGACGCTGCGCACGGAGAAGACCAACTGCTTCGCCACCGCCGACATCCGCATCCAGGCGGGGCGGCCCCTGCTCACGTTCAATCCCGCCAAGGTGTCGTTCGGCTCGGTGGCGGTGGGGGCGTCCGCCACGCAGA
This genomic stretch from Corallococcus caeni harbors:
- a CDS encoding ADP-ribosylglycohydrolase family protein, translating into MVSREERIAGGLYGLLVGDALGVPYEFHRPERIPPPEAIEYDPPPNFDRAHDRVPPGTWSDDGAHALCLLDSLTHQKRLDCEDLGRRLVNWQDWGYLAVDGDVFDVGIQTSTALRRLRDGTPAMLAGPSGTMDNGNGSLMRVLPLALWHQGKDAALVSDAMAQSRVTHGHVRAQVCCALYCLWARRILEGAADPWADAVATFRDLYVEGFPQREELEAHIRPDDPAPGTGGGYVVDCLRSARACVANGKTYEEVVKSAIRLGHDTDTTACVAGGIAGLIFGLKGIPHRWRSQLRGQELVEPLLERLMKSLG